One window of the Rhodococcus sovatensis genome contains the following:
- a CDS encoding APC family permease: MSALEQAITASFAAREPDRPALSPLRALGRRQLSGIEVFAQSVATTAPAASMVILPITMLSHERLLGGLLTVFAATIVVSLIAFCVSQFTRRFSSSGGLYSFVTKGSGSRGALTVGAAMLCKYCASGALTLYFGGHAVRTVLREVGIPTGGVAGALAIHVVLALGILACLVRGVRFAATAILVVELCSLIFITALLLLPDNRPVIVEPSGSPNGLLLVALGAMFALAGFESATFFGPEAKRPLVTVTRTVLLTPIICGALFTFSAWAVWSGRGGVLLGAYQHGTSTGIDAWLVIALNLGLSCSWLASAMASSNAASRLVYTMGIENVVPHRFARVHRTFRTPHVALCVILGGSTVISSTFVALSGSVVLDDVRLLARAALIVGYAVVAIAAVVFLRRIGELTATVVLAGVLACGAGCAVLGNLVVTAGIEQNVTMVVMLGVLALSGFCWHAYLYRRSPRALAAVGVFDSAESSDVLPGFAAYGENARGAVALVKSPWTDAR; this comes from the coding sequence ATGTCCGCACTCGAACAGGCCATCACCGCCTCCTTCGCCGCGCGGGAGCCGGATCGGCCCGCACTGTCACCTCTGCGTGCGCTCGGCCGCCGTCAGCTGTCGGGGATCGAAGTGTTCGCGCAGTCGGTGGCGACGACCGCTCCTGCGGCATCGATGGTGATTCTGCCGATCACGATGTTGAGCCACGAGAGATTGCTCGGCGGTCTGCTCACAGTCTTCGCGGCCACGATCGTCGTGTCGTTGATCGCATTCTGCGTCTCACAGTTCACGAGGCGGTTTTCGTCGTCCGGCGGGCTCTACAGCTTCGTGACGAAAGGGTCCGGGTCACGTGGGGCGTTGACCGTCGGCGCAGCGATGTTGTGCAAGTACTGCGCCAGTGGCGCGCTGACGCTGTATTTCGGCGGTCACGCTGTGCGCACCGTGCTGCGCGAGGTCGGGATACCTACCGGTGGAGTCGCTGGCGCACTTGCGATTCACGTCGTGCTCGCGCTCGGAATACTGGCATGCCTCGTCCGCGGAGTCAGATTCGCTGCGACTGCAATCCTGGTGGTCGAGCTGTGCTCGCTGATATTCATCACCGCGCTACTGCTGTTGCCGGACAACAGGCCGGTCATCGTCGAGCCGTCCGGATCGCCCAACGGTCTACTCCTCGTCGCTCTCGGTGCAATGTTCGCACTCGCGGGGTTCGAGAGCGCAACCTTCTTCGGTCCCGAGGCCAAGCGTCCGCTCGTCACTGTCACCAGAACCGTTCTGCTCACCCCGATCATCTGCGGTGCGCTTTTCACCTTTTCTGCATGGGCCGTGTGGTCCGGTCGCGGAGGGGTGCTGCTCGGCGCCTACCAGCACGGGACGTCGACGGGTATCGATGCGTGGCTGGTCATCGCGTTGAACCTCGGGCTGAGTTGCTCGTGGCTCGCCTCGGCAATGGCGTCGTCGAATGCGGCGTCGAGACTCGTCTACACGATGGGGATCGAAAACGTCGTGCCCCATCGGTTCGCCCGCGTCCATAGAACCTTCCGAACACCGCACGTCGCACTCTGCGTAATTCTCGGTGGATCGACCGTGATCAGCTCGACCTTCGTTGCGCTCAGTGGTTCGGTCGTGCTCGACGACGTCCGACTTCTGGCGCGGGCAGCACTCATCGTCGGATACGCCGTCGTGGCGATCGCAGCAGTGGTCTTCCTCAGGCGTATCGGAGAACTCACCGCGACGGTTGTGCTCGCGGGAGTCCTCGCGTGCGGCGCAGGATGCGCCGTCCTGGGCAACCTCGTCGTGACGGCGGGTATCGAGCAGAACGTCACGATGGTGGTCATGCTCGGTGTACTGGCGCTTTCCGGATTCTGCTGGCACGCATACCTGTACAGGCGCAGTCCTCGAGCCCTCGCCGCGGTCGGAGTTTTCGACAGCGCCGAAAGCAGTGATGTTCTTCCGGGTTTCGCCGCATACGGGGAGAATGCGCGCGGCGCAGTTGCCCTGGTGAAGAGCCCCTGGACCGACGCGCGCTGA